A segment of the Agrobacterium tumefaciens genome:
GACGAGCCGCAAAACTTGGTCGTTCCATACGGATTTCGCATGCTCCCCCAAAGCGAAAACAACGTCAGCAAGGCGGCTTCCCCTTTTCCGTCTTCCCATTCCGGCAAAAAGCGGGATTGCCCCGTATCCTTGCCACCGAAAAGACGTAACGCCTTGCATCGCCAACCAGTTCCATGCCACCGGTTTCGGGCCGATGCAAGCGATGTTTCCAGGCTTTCGATCCAAACCGTAACACCGTCAATTTTAGGCCCACCGGCCTACCCTTATTCGGCATTTACGCGCTCGCAACATTGCTGTTATGGAAGAGCCTGAAAGCAAGGTAACGGAACCGCACGATGACCAGACAAACCGGAAACAGCAGCGCATTCGCCAACCATATGCCAGAGGTGGTCGCGATCCGGCATCATCTTCACCGGCATCCCGAAATCGGCCTTTCCGAGCACCAGACGTCAGACTTCATTGCCGACCAACTTGTTGCCATGGGCTACGACGTCACACGCGGCCTTGCCGGCACCGGAGTTGTCGCCACGCTGCGCAATGGCAGCGGGACGCGCACGCTCGGCATTCGTGCAGACATTGACGCCTTGCCCATTCATGAAGAAACCGGCGCCGACTACGCCAGTGAAAATCAGGGCGTCATGCATGCCTGCGGACATGACGGCCACACCGCAATGTTGCTCGGTGCGGCCAAGATCATCGCTGAACGCAAGAACTTCGACGGGACGCTGCATCTGATCTTTCAGCCGGCGGAAGAAAATTTTGGCGGCGCCCGCATCATGATCGAGGATGGCCTTTTTGAGCGCTTCCCCTGCGATGCGGTCTTCGCCCTTCATAACGATCCCGGCCTGCCTTTTGGTCAGTTCGTGCTGCGCGAGGGCCCGATCCTGGCAGCCGTCGACGAATGCAGGATCACGGTGAATGGCTACGGTGGCCATGGTGCAGAACCCCAAGCTGCAGCTGACCCCATCGTGGCGGGTGCCAGCATCATCATGGCGTTGCAGACGGTGGTTTCCCGTAACATCCATCCGCAACTCTCCGCCGTTGTGACCGTGGGGGCATTTCACGCCGGGATCGCAAGCAATGTCATTCCGGAAACGGCAGAAATGCTGCTGACAATCCGCTCCTTCGATCCGGGCGTTCGCGACGAGCTCGAAAAGCGTATCCGCTCCATAGCCGAGGGCCAGGCGGCGAGCTACGGCATGAGCGTGACCATCGACTACGAACGTGGCTACAACGCCACGATCAATCACAAGGCTGAGACCGACTACGTCAACGAACTGGCAAAGCGATTTGCCGGAGCCGAAAACGTCGCCGAAATGCCACGTCCGTCGATGGGCGCTGAAGATTTCGCCTATATGCTGGAGAAACGGCCAGGTTGTTATTTCTTCCTCGGAACGGCCCGTACCGATAACGATCCGCCTCTGCATCACCCGAAGTTCGACTTCAACGACGAGATTCTGCCAATCGGAACCTCGTTCTGGGTCGAACTGGCGGAAGATTACCTCAAGCGCTGACATCAAATGAAAAAGGCCAGTCGGAGGAGCGACTGGCCTTTTTCTTCGGTTTCCCGGAATATGGGAGGATCAGGGAACGAAGCCGAAAATGACTGCTGCGACAAAAGCGAAACAGACGCCGACCAGCGCAGTATGAACCGTATCACGCCAGTTGCGCTGTGCGTGGGATTGCGGAACGAAGTCTTTGACTTTTCCGGTCTTGGAATAAGACATTTCGCGCTCCTTTGCCTCATTGATCCACCGAGGTGGCCACTCGCTTATCTTGGTAAAGATTATCGCTATTCCCCACTATTTCAGTAGAGATAAAATTCCATAAGATTGGCCCAAAGGGAAAAATCGGATTGCGACTTGCCTGTCGAAACGCATCAATCTACCCATTGCGCGATATAAACGCTTTAGCGGGAATTCGGTTCGAGCCATCAAAAAACGGGAAGCCATGACCGATATAGATGCAGTCATCATTGGTGCCGGTGTCATCGGACTGGCCACGGCACGCGAGCTGGCAATGCGCGGTTTCTCCGTTATCATCCTCGAGAGCGAAGCAGAGTTCGGCTCAGCAACGTCCTCCCGCAACAGCGAGGTTATTCACGCAGGGCTTTATTATCCGCAAGGAAGCCTCAAGGCCCGTCTTTGTGTCGATGGAAAGTATCGGCTATATGCCTTCTGCCAAAGCCATGGCGTCGCCCACCGTCGTTGCGGCAAGCTGATCGTCGCCAATGATGATGGGGAAGCGGACCTGCTTGTCGGCCTCAAGAACAAGGGCCAAGCCAATGGATGTGGTGATCTGGAGCTGATCGATAGAAAAAAAGCACTTCTGCTTGAACCCGTTTTGTCCTGTACGGCTGCGCTGTTTTCCCCGTCGACGGGAATTATAGACAGTCATGGCTATATGCTCGCACTGTTGGGCGACGCGGAAGATCATGGCGCGGCGCTGGCCCTCAACGCGCCTTTTCTTGCAGCAGAAACGGTCAGCAACGGCTTTTGTGTCCATGTCGGTGGCAAGGAGCCGATGAGCCTGACGTGCCGGTTCCTCGTCAATTCGGCTGGGCTTTTCGCGCCGTCAATCGCCGCAAAGATCGATGGGCTACAGCATGACACCGTCCCGATGGCGCGCTATGCAAAAGGAAGCTATTTTGCGCTTTCCGGCAAACAGCCTTTCTCACGGCTCATATACCCCGCGCCGCAGACGCATGGCCTTGGCGTTCATCTCACACTCGACCTGGCTGGGCAGGCACGCTTTGGTCCCGATGTCGAATGGGTGGACGACATAGACTATGCCGTTAATCCCGAGCGTATGAGCGGTTTTGGCGAAGCAATACGACGTTATTGGCCGGGGCTGCCAGAACATGCGTTGATCCCCGCTTATTCTGGCATCCGTCCAAAGATTTCAGGTCCGAATGACCCCGCCATGGATTTCCGGATCGACGGCCCGGAAGCACATGGGCTTCCGGGCCTCGTCAATCTCTTTGGTATAGAAAGTCCGGGGCTCACAGCCTCGCTGGCCATTGCTCACGATGTCGCCGGGAAACTGGCCTGACATTCAGCCAAAACGGGAAAGCGCGTTTGCCATGATCGCCGGATCGACGTTGCCACCCGAGGCAACGGCAATGACGGTATCACCCGTCAATTCGCTTCCATGGAAAAGCGCGGCGGCAAGCGCCACGGCTCCACCCGGTTCCACAACGATCTTCAGTCTGTTGAAGGCCAGAACCATGGCGCGAAGCGCTTCGTCCTCGGAGACGGCAATTCCCTCTCCGCACAGACCCGCTATGAGCGGGAAGGTGATGTTTCCAGGCTGTGGTGTCATGATCGCATCGCAGAGCGAGCCGGATGTGCTGGCATTGCGTTCGATCTTGCCTGCTGCAAGCGAACGCGCGACATCATCAAAGTGCTCCGGTTCGCAGGTACGGACCTTGTACGTCGGAGCTTTGGCATCCAGTGCAAGAGCAATGCCCGAGGTCAGCCCGCCGCCGCCACACGGGACAAGAACCTCAGCCGCACCGATGCCCAGTTCAGCACCCTGTTCGGCGATTTCAAGACCTGCTGTCCCCTGCCCGGCGATCACCAGTGGCTCGTCGAATGGCTTGATGAGCGTCAACCCGCGCTCGCGTGACAGCCGGTCGCCGATCGCGTCACGGTCTTCGTTCGCTCTGTCATACAAAACGACCTCGGCACCATAGGCGCGCGTGTTGTCGATTTTGATCTTCGGCGCATCGGAGGGCATGATGATAACCGACGGTACCCCATGCAGACGAGCGGCCAGAGCAACACCCTGAGCATGATTGCCGGAGGAAAAAGCGATCACGCCTTTGCTTCGCACATCCGCAGGCAGACCTGAGACCGCCGACCAGCCACCGCGAAACTTGAAGGAACCCGTCTTCTGCAGGCACTCTGCCTTCACGAATAATTTGCGGCCAGCAATCTCATCCAGAAAATGCGACGACAGCAACGGGGTACGCACTGCGTTTTGGCCGATACGTTCGCGCGCCGCTTCAATCATCGCAATATTCGTCATCTTTTTGCTCCCGTGCTGCTGATTTGCAGTTACGAACATTAAGAGGCCGAATCGCGTTACGAAACCGCCTGAAACAAAAAAATCCCCGGCTTGGCCGGGGATTTTTCTCGATCGATATCAATGGTTATGCCGCGGCATCTTTTCTGCAATCCTGCGGAAATCGGCTGCGCCATCCAGAACCGCACCGTCGGAAAGCTGTGTCACCGACTTTCGGTAGATGCGTTGCCATGGCGTCGCATCGGCCGGAACGGCCGGAATGCCGTCCGCTTTGCGTGCTGCGATTTCTTCGTCGGACACCAGCATGTTGCACTGGCCCTGGTTGAAGTCGATGCGAATGACATCGCCTGTCCTGAGCCACGCCAGACCGCCGCCCGCCGCACTTTCCGGAGAGGCATTCAGGATCGACGGGCTGTCTGCAGTTCCCGACTGGCGTCCATCACCGATTGTCGGGAGGCTGGTGATCCCCTTTTTCAGAAGCGCATCCGGCGGCTGCATGTTCACGACTTCAGCCGACCCTGGCCAGCCGAGGGGACCTGCACCTCTGATAACAAGAATGGTACGTTCATCGATATCAAGTGCCGGATCGTTGATCCGGGCGTGATAGTCCTCCGAACCGTCGAACACCACGCACTTGCCTTCGAACACGCCTTCACGGCCTGGTTCGCTGAGATAACGCTGTCGGAACTCCGCCGAGATCACGCTTGTCTTCATGATCGCGAAGTCAAACAGGTTCCCCTTGAGCACCAGGAAGCCGGCACGTTCCTTGAGCGGCTGATCATAAGGCAGGATCACGTCGCGGTCGGATGATTCCCGGCCTTCAAGGTTTTCCGCCATGGTCTTGCCGGTCACGGTCGGACAGTTTCCGTCGAGCTTGCCCGCTTTCAGAAGTTCCCACATGATCGCCGGCGTTCCGCCTGCGCGATGATATTTTTCACCGAGCCATTTACCGGCGGGCTGAACATTGGCCAGAAGCGGAATGTCGTAACCGTGGACCTGCCAGTCTTCTTCACGAAGTTCGACCCCGGCGTGTTTCGCCATCGCGGCAAGATGTGGCTGCGCATTCGTCGATCCACCGATGGCCGAGTTGACGCGGATCGCGTTGAGAAACGCTTCGCGTGTCAGGATATCGGACGGCTTGATGTTCTCGAGCACCAGTTCGACGGAACGAATCCCCGTGCGATAGGCCATCTGGCCGCGTTCGCGGTAAGCCGCCGGAATTGCACCGCAGCCGGTCAGCGACATGCCGAGCGCTTCCGCCATCGCATTCATCGTGGATGCGGTACCCATGGTGTTGCAGTGACCGACCGACGGTGCAGATTCCAGTGCCGCCTGCAGGAATTCCTCGCGGGTGATTTCGCCGGCGCCAAATTTGCGGCGCATACGCCAGATCACCGTACCGGAACCGACGAGATCACCCTCGTGGTACCCGTCGAGCATCGGGCCACCGGAGAGCACGATGGCCGGAATGTCGACCGTGCTCGCCGCCATCAAGGCCGACGGCGTGGTCTTGTCGCAACCCGTTGTCAGAACGACACCATCAAGCGGGTAACCGTAAAGCACTTCCACCAGGCTGAGGTAAGCGAGGTTTCGATCAAGCGCCGCCGTTGGGCGTTTGCAATTCTCGAACATCGGATGGGTAGGAAACTCGATCGGAATACCGCCAGCATCGCGAATACCGTCGCGCACACGCTTCACGAGTTCGACGTGAACGCGATTGCACGGCGTCAGGTCGCTACCGCTCTGCGCGATACCGATCACCGGTTTGCCAGAGCGAAGCTCTTCCGGTGTCACGCCGTAGTTCATGAAGCGCTCGAGATAAAGCGCAGTCAGGTCAAGGTGATCAGGATTGTCAAACCAGTCCTGTGAACGCAGGCGGCGCTTCTGTGTGATGTCGTTGGCCATGGCTGGTCTCAACCCTGTTCCCGGTTGTTGAGTTTTTCGAGATAGAGCAGGATGCCGCTGTGATCGATATCAGCTCCGCCGTCGCCGACGAAATCATCAAATTCGCGGGTAACCTGCTGTGTCAGAGGAAGCGTCAGAGACAGATCCTTTGCCGTGGCAAGCACACCGTTCAAATCCTTGAGCTGGAATTTCGATGGACCACCGGGCACAAAATTGCGCTTGACCATCCGCTCGCCGTGCAGCTCGAGAATACGGCTTTCGGCAAAACCGCCACGGATCGCATTACGGAAACCTTCACGCGATGCACCACCAGCCTCGACCAGCATCATCGCCTCAGCAACAGCGCCAATTGTGATGGCGACGATCTGCTGATTGGCAAGTTTGCAAAGCTGCCCGGCACCCGAAGGGCCGACATAGGTCAAGCGTCCCATCGGTGCAAAGAGATCGGCAAGAGAAGAAACGACTGCTTCGTCACCACCCGCCATAATGGCGAGCGTGCCTGCAGTCGCACCCGGCACACCGCCGGACACCGGCGCATCGATATGGCGAATACCCAGCGCTTCCAGCCGCGACGCATGTTCGCGTGCAATCGGTGGAGCAATGGAGCTGCTGTCGATAACGACAGCACCCTTTTCCAATGCCTCGGCAACGCCCGTTTCAAACAGGACTTCACCAACCGCCTTGCCGTCGCTCAACATCGTAATGACGACATCGGCGCCCCTGGCGGCCTCAGCCGGCGATGCGGCAACCACTGCACCATCGGCAACAAGCGCTTCGGCCTTCTCGACACTGCGGTTCCAGACCTTGATGGCAAACCCCGCGCCCAGCAAGCGCCGGGCCATCGGACCGCCCATCAGGCCGGTTCCGATGAACGCGATAGACTGTTTCTTCTCCTCCCCGGCAACACTCATTTCAAAGAGCCCCCGAGTTCGTCTTCGATATGAACCTGAATGATTTCTTCGAACGAGCTTTCTGCCATGAAGCCTAGTTCGCGGGCACGCTTGGCTTCGAAGCCAGGAGCCCAGCCTTCGCACATGCGCATGATCATTTCATTCGGTTCGCGACGGATGAGGGACACAGCTTTTTCACCAGCAACCTTGCGAAGCGCTTCGATCTGTTCGCCAACGGTGGCGCTGAGGCCCGGCATGGAAAGATTGCGGCGCGGACCGACCTTCTCCACATCGATCGTCGCGCCGTGGATGAGGAAGCCAACAGCCGAACGGGGCGATGCGTGCCAGTGGCGAATGGTTTCCGGAACCGGCAACACCGCTTCCTGACCAATCAGCGGCTCGCGCAGGATATTCGAGAAGAAACCGGATGCGGCAGCATTCGGTTTGCCGGGACGGATGCAGATCGTCGGCAGGCGAATGCCGATGCCGTCAAAGAAACCGCGACGGCTGTAATCCGACAGCAGCAGTTCGCAGATTGCTTTCTGAGTACCGTAGCTGGTGAGCGGGGTCGTGTGGAATTCATCCGGGATCGGGTAAGGAAGCGGCGCACCGAA
Coding sequences within it:
- a CDS encoding amidohydrolase produces the protein MTRQTGNSSAFANHMPEVVAIRHHLHRHPEIGLSEHQTSDFIADQLVAMGYDVTRGLAGTGVVATLRNGSGTRTLGIRADIDALPIHEETGADYASENQGVMHACGHDGHTAMLLGAAKIIAERKNFDGTLHLIFQPAEENFGGARIMIEDGLFERFPCDAVFALHNDPGLPFGQFVLREGPILAAVDECRITVNGYGGHGAEPQAAADPIVAGASIIMALQTVVSRNIHPQLSAVVTVGAFHAGIASNVIPETAEMLLTIRSFDPGVRDELEKRIRSIAEGQAASYGMSVTIDYERGYNATINHKAETDYVNELAKRFAGAENVAEMPRPSMGAEDFAYMLEKRPGCYFFLGTARTDNDPPLHHPKFDFNDEILPIGTSFWVELAEDYLKR
- a CDS encoding NAD(P)/FAD-dependent oxidoreductase, whose translation is MTDIDAVIIGAGVIGLATARELAMRGFSVIILESEAEFGSATSSRNSEVIHAGLYYPQGSLKARLCVDGKYRLYAFCQSHGVAHRRCGKLIVANDDGEADLLVGLKNKGQANGCGDLELIDRKKALLLEPVLSCTAALFSPSTGIIDSHGYMLALLGDAEDHGAALALNAPFLAAETVSNGFCVHVGGKEPMSLTCRFLVNSAGLFAPSIAAKIDGLQHDTVPMARYAKGSYFALSGKQPFSRLIYPAPQTHGLGVHLTLDLAGQARFGPDVEWVDDIDYAVNPERMSGFGEAIRRYWPGLPEHALIPAYSGIRPKISGPNDPAMDFRIDGPEAHGLPGLVNLFGIESPGLTASLAIAHDVAGKLA
- a CDS encoding threonine/serine dehydratase → MTNIAMIEAARERIGQNAVRTPLLSSHFLDEIAGRKLFVKAECLQKTGSFKFRGGWSAVSGLPADVRSKGVIAFSSGNHAQGVALAARLHGVPSVIIMPSDAPKIKIDNTRAYGAEVVLYDRANEDRDAIGDRLSRERGLTLIKPFDEPLVIAGQGTAGLEIAEQGAELGIGAAEVLVPCGGGGLTSGIALALDAKAPTYKVRTCEPEHFDDVARSLAAGKIERNASTSGSLCDAIMTPQPGNITFPLIAGLCGEGIAVSEDEALRAMVLAFNRLKIVVEPGGAVALAAALFHGSELTGDTVIAVASGGNVDPAIMANALSRFG
- a CDS encoding dihydroxy-acid dehydratase family protein; translation: MANDITQKRRLRSQDWFDNPDHLDLTALYLERFMNYGVTPEELRSGKPVIGIAQSGSDLTPCNRVHVELVKRVRDGIRDAGGIPIEFPTHPMFENCKRPTAALDRNLAYLSLVEVLYGYPLDGVVLTTGCDKTTPSALMAASTVDIPAIVLSGGPMLDGYHEGDLVGSGTVIWRMRRKFGAGEITREEFLQAALESAPSVGHCNTMGTASTMNAMAEALGMSLTGCGAIPAAYRERGQMAYRTGIRSVELVLENIKPSDILTREAFLNAIRVNSAIGGSTNAQPHLAAMAKHAGVELREEDWQVHGYDIPLLANVQPAGKWLGEKYHRAGGTPAIMWELLKAGKLDGNCPTVTGKTMAENLEGRESSDRDVILPYDQPLKERAGFLVLKGNLFDFAIMKTSVISAEFRQRYLSEPGREGVFEGKCVVFDGSEDYHARINDPALDIDERTILVIRGAGPLGWPGSAEVVNMQPPDALLKKGITSLPTIGDGRQSGTADSPSILNASPESAAGGGLAWLRTGDVIRIDFNQGQCNMLVSDEEIAARKADGIPAVPADATPWQRIYRKSVTQLSDGAVLDGAADFRRIAEKMPRHNH
- a CDS encoding NAD(P)-dependent oxidoreductase, with amino-acid sequence MSVAGEEKKQSIAFIGTGLMGGPMARRLLGAGFAIKVWNRSVEKAEALVADGAVVAASPAEAARGADVVITMLSDGKAVGEVLFETGVAEALEKGAVVIDSSSIAPPIAREHASRLEALGIRHIDAPVSGGVPGATAGTLAIMAGGDEAVVSSLADLFAPMGRLTYVGPSGAGQLCKLANQQIVAITIGAVAEAMMLVEAGGASREGFRNAIRGGFAESRILELHGERMVKRNFVPGGPSKFQLKDLNGVLATAKDLSLTLPLTQQVTREFDDFVGDGGADIDHSGILLYLEKLNNREQG
- a CDS encoding SDR family oxidoreductase; the encoded protein is MHIAIIGAAGMVGRKLTQRLVKDGALGGKPIEKFTLIDVFQADAPAGFSGVVDTRAADLSAPGEAEKLVEGRPDVIFHLAAIVSGEAELDFDKGYRINLDGTRYLFDAIRIANGKDGYKPRVVFTSSIAVFGAPLPYPIPDEFHTTPLTSYGTQKAICELLLSDYSRRGFFDGIGIRLPTICIRPGKPNAAASGFFSNILREPLIGQEAVLPVPETIRHWHASPRSAVGFLIHGATIDVEKVGPRRNLSMPGLSATVGEQIEALRKVAGEKAVSLIRREPNEMIMRMCEGWAPGFEAKRARELGFMAESSFEEIIQVHIEDELGGSLK